One window of Botrimarina mediterranea genomic DNA carries:
- a CDS encoding GNAT family N-acetyltransferase has product MADSISYYVARRTLVEGSDALIDGAWPITWFRISKGWGMLPERFWPDNGDVTEAAKHEPANVDKVSKRFRLFHYQRLRSERECLYAVSQSRICSVALEITSAWQNPARGNIPDDYDLPVTGVHSLPLLDIDFATSSFVFVNSWGGEWGDNGSGRLSFDYLARRLVEGWTADLSGFSPLALEPGISLRVLPGARSHLGTSWIFEFCDGDNDVLVAWAHVLQTSTAIDVEELFVRPDYRRRGLATQLVQEIRDGAPEGLPIRFWIPWGDHSEHNSAALVNWARRSNITLSPSGTRWAAFVGLSGVASSELPALSWIPAKTSSPLVLEAESDVQAKGESSAQEANDIQLPWIPDRPAAHLAELIAATQEHEQLVDDGWTEEKSRRRAILVDKKYRSGLTPDELTEFLQLQSEFGSYQHEICPLPGQ; this is encoded by the coding sequence ATGGCTGATAGCATTAGCTACTATGTGGCGCGGCGCACGCTGGTGGAAGGGAGCGATGCCCTAATAGACGGTGCGTGGCCTATCACATGGTTCAGAATTTCTAAGGGATGGGGGATGCTCCCTGAACGATTCTGGCCTGATAACGGCGATGTCACAGAGGCAGCGAAGCACGAGCCGGCCAACGTTGATAAAGTATCTAAGCGGTTCCGCCTATTTCACTACCAACGGTTACGCAGCGAGCGGGAATGCCTTTACGCAGTCTCACAATCTCGGATCTGTAGCGTCGCGTTGGAGATAACGTCCGCATGGCAAAACCCAGCCCGGGGCAACATCCCAGACGATTACGACTTGCCCGTGACTGGCGTGCATTCGTTGCCGTTGCTCGATATCGACTTCGCCACAAGTTCTTTCGTATTTGTGAACTCCTGGGGCGGGGAATGGGGAGATAACGGATCGGGAAGACTATCTTTCGACTACCTCGCCCGTAGACTGGTTGAAGGCTGGACCGCGGACCTATCTGGTTTTTCTCCGCTTGCTCTTGAGCCAGGCATTAGCCTCCGCGTCCTCCCCGGCGCGAGGTCACATCTAGGGACTTCCTGGATTTTTGAGTTCTGCGACGGTGACAACGATGTACTCGTTGCGTGGGCTCACGTCCTGCAAACGTCTACAGCGATAGACGTTGAAGAGTTATTCGTGCGACCCGATTATCGCCGTCGTGGGCTTGCCACCCAATTAGTGCAGGAAATTAGAGACGGAGCCCCAGAGGGGTTGCCCATTCGCTTTTGGATTCCCTGGGGCGACCACTCGGAACATAATTCCGCTGCCTTGGTGAACTGGGCTCGCCGCTCGAATATCACGCTATCGCCTTCCGGTACGCGATGGGCTGCATTTGTCGGCCTGTCTGGTGTTGCATCGAGCGAACTACCTGCGCTGAGCTGGATTCCTGCCAAGACTTCGTCGCCGCTAGTGCTTGAAGCAGAAAGCGATGTGCAGGCCAAGGGTGAAAGCAGCGCTCAAGAAGCTAACGACATTCAACTTCCCTGGATTCCGGATAGGCCTGCCGCTCACCTAGCAGAGCTGATCGCCGCTACCCAGGAGCATGAACAGCTTGTGGATGACGGTTGGACAGAAGAGAAGTCCAGGCGGCGTGCAATACTTGTGGATAAGAAGTATCGCTCTGGCCTGACTCCAGATGAGTTGACTGAATTTCTACAACTCCAGAGTGAGTTTGGAAGTTATCAACACGAAATATGCCCCCTCCCGGGCCAATGA
- a CDS encoding GNAT family N-acetyltransferase gives MPPLDESIAAAHHVRLVGFDLINESFVFQNTWGPGWGNAGFGTMPFEYFDRYLIDAWITQPLRPEERYQISEPSLLRWNEADILASPRADFHKVFCMEHFDPQANESLGWAFLTVRGTYLDVEELFVKPTFRRQGLATAMVADILGIAAYQKRRVRMWVSFSDWLENESSVRAIACKLHLALKASNKRWAAVVGLPGQGF, from the coding sequence ATGCCTCCGCTCGACGAATCGATTGCGGCTGCGCATCACGTACGACTAGTTGGCTTCGACTTGATCAACGAGAGTTTCGTCTTTCAAAACACATGGGGTCCAGGATGGGGAAATGCGGGCTTTGGAACCATGCCATTTGAATACTTCGATCGCTACTTGATTGATGCCTGGATTACTCAGCCGCTACGACCCGAAGAAAGATACCAGATATCTGAGCCCTCCCTCCTACGTTGGAATGAGGCAGACATCCTCGCTTCACCTCGGGCCGATTTCCACAAAGTATTTTGCATGGAGCATTTCGATCCGCAGGCAAATGAGTCTCTGGGATGGGCGTTTTTGACCGTTCGCGGCACGTATCTCGACGTCGAAGAGCTCTTCGTCAAACCGACATTCCGTCGGCAAGGATTGGCAACAGCGATGGTTGCAGACATATTAGGAATAGCTGCCTATCAGAAGCGACGGGTGCGAATGTGGGTGTCATTCTCTGACTGGCTGGAAAACGAGAGTAGTGTTCGCGCTATTGCCTGTAAGCTTCATCTAGCCCTAAAGGCATCGAACAAGCGTTGGGCGGCTGTAGTCGGTCTCCCTGGCCAGGGCTTCTAA
- a CDS encoding DUF1580 domain-containing protein has product MKPQSLNGEQLVSLQEVPDYLPTRRGKKVHITTIYRWVLKGVRGKVLESALLGGIRYTSLEALQRFLGTTTTNVQESHRKAQIDVILSNRGLTMP; this is encoded by the coding sequence ATGAAACCACAATCACTCAATGGCGAGCAGCTCGTCTCTCTCCAGGAAGTTCCCGACTACCTGCCCACCCGCCGCGGCAAGAAAGTCCATATCACGACGATCTACCGCTGGGTCCTCAAAGGGGTCCGCGGCAAGGTCCTGGAATCGGCCCTCCTCGGCGGTATCCGCTACACTAGCCTCGAAGCCTTGCAGCGATTCCTAGGAACTACAACCACCAACGTTCAAGAATCGCATCGCAAAGCTCAAATCGACGTCATCTTATCGAACCGTGGCCTCACGATGCCGTGA
- a CDS encoding replication initiation factor domain-containing protein yields MDSSHAPNEREDNDHDSNEEQNDAAGGEERRRSEGAAPQPTADPGCLSNTRDPSSLIEIETEGCQTLRVSGGIDWFEWFAYYNWEDTKTFEAAIALFQAAKKRCQEKRIPFVEVIVPGYGPVRVHRHGFNRGGDRGQHYEYKIDIGGAMLGVATRNVTPQQAEHAIWKRQPNVAYQQTGRHCLLVGVYEGYERAQAFLSAIGGRRLKECLSRVDLCLDIPDLPVQELLALVERHCVITRATTVRPHENLLNGERSGFSAGKSPLYLTVYDKVREQFGKADALYLQALEQRRWGGRFPTTAARIEYQLGRNKLRDLNIDSPSDFLNQRGRLTGYLTDEWFRLTAEPVDSENKHQSRATVHPLWQSIQKAFAAIFGPPEAPLPPLDRTKVEPIQLAAQARGCLLGCLLQMGVEFSSYSQFATKAGDLLFSLFLSPEGRQEFMYHAHKRRMDFEG; encoded by the coding sequence ATGGATTCTAGCCATGCGCCCAACGAGCGCGAAGACAACGACCACGATAGCAACGAAGAGCAGAACGACGCCGCAGGCGGCGAGGAGCGCCGCCGTTCCGAAGGCGCCGCACCGCAGCCGACTGCGGATCCCGGGTGCCTTAGTAACACCCGGGATCCAAGTAGCCTTATCGAGATTGAGACAGAGGGCTGCCAGACACTGCGCGTCTCCGGCGGCATCGATTGGTTCGAGTGGTTCGCCTACTACAATTGGGAAGACACCAAGACTTTCGAAGCGGCAATTGCGCTCTTTCAAGCGGCGAAGAAACGCTGCCAAGAAAAGCGCATCCCCTTCGTCGAGGTAATCGTCCCCGGCTACGGACCAGTGCGAGTCCACCGGCACGGGTTCAATCGCGGCGGCGATCGCGGCCAGCACTACGAGTACAAGATCGACATCGGCGGCGCCATGTTGGGTGTGGCGACGCGTAATGTCACCCCTCAGCAAGCCGAACATGCGATCTGGAAGCGACAACCCAACGTTGCCTACCAGCAGACCGGCCGACACTGCCTCCTCGTAGGCGTCTATGAGGGCTACGAGCGAGCGCAAGCATTCCTCTCCGCCATTGGCGGGCGCCGGCTCAAAGAATGCTTGAGCCGCGTTGACCTCTGCCTCGACATCCCCGACCTACCAGTTCAAGAACTGCTTGCTCTGGTCGAACGCCACTGCGTCATTACGCGCGCAACTACGGTTAGACCCCACGAGAATCTTCTCAACGGGGAGCGGTCGGGATTCTCGGCTGGAAAGTCTCCGCTCTACCTTACCGTCTACGACAAGGTCCGCGAGCAGTTTGGTAAGGCCGACGCGCTCTACCTGCAAGCCCTCGAACAACGACGTTGGGGCGGCAGGTTTCCGACGACGGCGGCCCGTATCGAATACCAGCTCGGACGAAATAAGCTCCGAGACCTGAATATCGACTCGCCTAGCGACTTCCTCAACCAGCGGGGGAGGCTGACCGGTTACCTCACCGACGAATGGTTCCGTCTAACCGCGGAGCCCGTCGATTCGGAAAACAAGCACCAAAGTCGAGCGACGGTCCACCCGCTTTGGCAATCCATTCAAAAAGCCTTTGCGGCGATCTTCGGACCGCCAGAAGCACCGTTGCCCCCGCTCGACCGGACTAAGGTCGAGCCCATTCAGCTTGCCGCCCAAGCCCGCGGCTGCCTCTTGGGCTGCCTGCTGCAAATGGGAGTTGAGTTCAGCAGCTACTCCCAATTCGCCACGAAGGCAGGCGATCTTCTCTTCTCGCTCTTCCTATCGCCAGAAGGCCGTCAAGAGTTCATGTACCACGCCCACAAGCGCCGCATGGACTTCGAAGGATGA
- a CDS encoding DUF1156 domain-containing protein: MSTYRKKLIEVALPLVAINAESAREKSIRHGHPSTLHLWWARRPLAACRAVLFSSLVNDRHARGSRRRPAEGKGHPPPTTSRL; this comes from the coding sequence ATGAGCACTTACCGCAAGAAACTGATCGAGGTGGCGCTGCCACTGGTGGCCATTAATGCCGAGTCGGCTCGTGAAAAGTCGATCCGCCACGGTCACCCTTCCACCTTGCACCTCTGGTGGGCTCGCCGGCCACTCGCCGCATGTCGGGCGGTGCTGTTCTCGTCGCTTGTCAACGATCGTCACGCCCGAGGAAGTCGACGCCGCCCTGCAGAAGGAAAAGGTCATCCACCGCCGACGACCTCGAGGTTATGA
- a CDS encoding sacsin N-terminal ATP-binding-like domain-containing protein, with protein MNPPDYFAPICDKARSRWDQLEQDPELAGPWHQLFKQVQSPRHVVSELLQNADDAGATRACVQLEGRDFVFRHNGGDFVAEHFQSLCRFGYSNKRNLHTIGFRGIGFKSTFSLGDEVRLRTGTLSVAFQRSRFTEPRWVPASPIDGTEIRVQIRDENHRAEIEKNLDDWLSSPASLLFFQTIRSLKVGETKVEWVPDGAGPVARSQWMKLKDDRETRFLLLRSPDASIPDEAVEEIRLERMVSAEDETPLPDCRVEIVLGMEGRLYVVLPTGVKTHLPFACNGPFIQDPARMKIKDPIGSPTNRWLLQLAGQTASEAMLEWLGNTALRLEDRGGAYGLMPNIEEHSQTIEGASASIVQNAFARTLDDQAVLLTEEGKVVPAGACVGAPREILRVWSPTQVSQLFDGAARPLLCTKISAIDRAKLTEWGLSEEIEKSSVLDKLESRHLPRPDSWGGLLALWSYVSSDVRAESYLARDRTKIRILPVQGKNVLYGANEVVRFGEKRLLQRDEDWEFLSKYLLVVNQNWPRFLAEQRRQADESMDDRLRNDWLAATGLLNKLGLDGASDPGKVIEQVASSLPKDPDYSTKDDVRLAQIAAKLGAKVGGSFHFVTRDGTCRAGGHPVIADVHGTFDDFVDEQWYEEHVLSEEYYNGFISCSHSDWEDWITSGKSGLQTFIPLTETSKWFSGRKEAAKLLSERGVDGGPYYPYVTSQFVLKDIDFDPQHWIHWEELSDEDPTIWQRLMEQVFLQPSTYWTKALNAGVYQIATTGTQQSISGTLSSNWIRRLRSLPCLLDNRGQLRQPGELLRRTPETEALLDVEPFVRAEDDTERNRPLLIALGVGDTPTGPDRLLERLRNFSGHEDPPIFEIEKWCTRLDQLLNKCSTDEAEAIRAAFSEERLLFTTSGEWVTSREAFLNTANEEVPDAAIVHPALRRLAIWSKIGVADRPTAELALGWLDRLEPDQKLTADELRRVKPLLPRFAQRIWTECGHWLNLEGQWAPVDKFRYCLTMQSLTGHKHLFGRIRQATADFQLLDSDTCQQPPFNLLPTLASKLTEEFEESVDELAEAEPRPWLRSLGQGIARIELEDEAKQASLRELGLRLANTHWQVANGLESVPYIDGVPAGTSRPVDAVWRDTRLFVIDRPVAQLFRSIARELASAFDSADVGAAIHACIDRSDRFIEDYLDENFTLSSQLPTATTQTDSGSTSEAQCSAQPIDREHSTESPSSTAECNGDEQVERGDTSDDVDPVIELAGSAGSDDADSLDEYLSVRIEGGTAEVDAVESPSGLNGETLAPTAAAPDPPKAAKPKLISLFASEQGYAKDGTDRYYRDDGGSLQKSPGAVFAWDEYAVGGQLIQSYWPKESCLFKDSLDLPAEVWNLCDRYPEKYSLLLRNLDDSVHVLAGVELKRLHAEGHVTLHPANYRLVHCDTEN; from the coding sequence ATGAACCCGCCAGACTACTTTGCGCCAATTTGCGACAAGGCTCGCAGCCGATGGGACCAGCTTGAGCAGGACCCAGAGCTGGCAGGTCCTTGGCATCAGCTCTTCAAGCAGGTGCAAAGCCCACGGCACGTCGTCTCGGAGCTCCTACAGAATGCGGATGACGCAGGGGCAACGAGAGCTTGTGTCCAGCTAGAAGGGCGAGACTTCGTTTTTCGTCACAATGGCGGCGACTTTGTGGCGGAGCATTTCCAGTCTCTCTGTCGTTTCGGGTACTCCAACAAGAGAAACCTTCACACCATCGGCTTCCGCGGCATTGGCTTCAAGAGCACCTTTAGTCTCGGTGACGAAGTGAGGTTACGGACGGGCACCTTGTCGGTTGCGTTTCAACGGAGCCGCTTTACTGAGCCTCGATGGGTGCCCGCATCACCCATTGATGGCACTGAGATTCGAGTTCAGATCAGAGATGAGAATCACCGTGCAGAGATTGAGAAGAACCTCGATGACTGGCTGAGTAGTCCTGCATCTCTGCTATTCTTTCAAACAATTCGCTCGCTAAAGGTAGGCGAGACCAAGGTCGAGTGGGTTCCGGATGGGGCCGGTCCGGTTGCTCGCTCACAGTGGATGAAATTGAAGGACGACCGAGAGACGCGATTCTTACTGCTGCGTTCTCCCGATGCATCAATTCCAGACGAAGCTGTTGAGGAAATCCGCCTAGAACGGATGGTGTCCGCGGAGGATGAAACGCCGCTACCCGACTGCCGTGTGGAAATAGTGCTGGGCATGGAGGGAAGGCTGTACGTAGTGCTGCCGACGGGCGTGAAGACTCATTTGCCGTTCGCATGCAACGGGCCGTTTATTCAAGACCCGGCGCGGATGAAGATCAAAGACCCAATCGGGTCCCCCACGAACCGCTGGCTACTCCAGCTGGCCGGACAGACGGCTAGCGAGGCAATGCTGGAGTGGCTAGGCAACACGGCGCTCAGGCTCGAAGACCGCGGAGGCGCTTACGGCTTGATGCCCAACATTGAAGAACACTCACAGACAATCGAGGGAGCGTCGGCATCGATCGTCCAGAACGCATTCGCGCGCACGCTTGATGACCAGGCGGTACTACTGACTGAAGAGGGAAAGGTAGTACCAGCTGGAGCTTGTGTAGGAGCTCCCCGGGAGATTCTTCGGGTCTGGAGCCCTACTCAGGTGTCGCAGCTCTTTGATGGCGCGGCTCGACCACTTCTATGCACCAAGATTAGCGCTATCGATCGAGCCAAACTCACTGAGTGGGGATTGTCGGAAGAGATCGAGAAGAGCTCAGTCCTCGATAAACTCGAGAGCCGTCATCTGCCACGTCCCGACTCGTGGGGAGGGCTGCTTGCCCTATGGTCCTATGTTTCGTCCGACGTCCGTGCCGAGAGCTACCTCGCTCGCGATCGCACGAAGATCCGCATTCTACCCGTGCAAGGTAAGAATGTGCTCTATGGAGCAAACGAAGTTGTTCGCTTTGGCGAAAAACGACTGCTTCAGCGTGATGAGGACTGGGAGTTTTTGTCCAAGTACCTCTTGGTGGTCAATCAGAATTGGCCACGGTTCCTTGCTGAGCAGCGACGCCAAGCGGATGAGTCCATGGACGATCGCCTGCGGAATGACTGGCTTGCAGCAACCGGCTTGCTGAACAAGCTAGGGCTCGACGGAGCGAGCGACCCGGGAAAAGTCATTGAACAAGTTGCAAGTAGCCTGCCAAAAGACCCCGATTACTCCACCAAGGATGATGTTCGCCTTGCCCAAATCGCCGCCAAGTTGGGTGCGAAGGTTGGTGGGAGTTTCCATTTTGTAACCCGCGATGGAACCTGCCGCGCCGGTGGTCATCCCGTGATTGCTGATGTTCATGGAACGTTCGACGACTTCGTAGATGAGCAGTGGTACGAGGAGCACGTGTTGAGTGAGGAGTACTACAACGGATTCATCTCCTGTTCTCACAGCGACTGGGAAGATTGGATCACCTCCGGCAAGAGTGGCTTGCAAACGTTTATTCCACTGACGGAGACGTCTAAGTGGTTCAGCGGCAGGAAGGAAGCAGCAAAGTTATTAAGCGAACGGGGTGTCGACGGCGGACCGTATTATCCCTACGTAACTAGCCAGTTCGTCCTGAAGGATATCGATTTCGATCCACAGCATTGGATTCATTGGGAAGAGCTATCTGACGAAGATCCTACGATCTGGCAGCGACTTATGGAGCAGGTATTCTTGCAGCCGTCTACGTATTGGACCAAGGCTCTAAATGCCGGTGTCTACCAGATCGCCACCACTGGCACGCAGCAATCGATCTCAGGAACTCTAAGTTCCAACTGGATACGTCGACTGAGAAGCCTCCCATGCTTGCTCGATAATCGCGGCCAGCTACGTCAGCCGGGCGAGCTGCTTCGCCGTACGCCTGAAACCGAGGCTCTGCTCGACGTTGAGCCCTTCGTGCGCGCTGAAGACGACACGGAAAGGAACCGGCCACTACTGATCGCGTTGGGGGTGGGCGATACGCCGACCGGACCGGATCGCCTGCTGGAGCGACTTCGCAATTTTTCGGGGCATGAAGATCCACCGATTTTCGAGATTGAGAAGTGGTGCACCCGGCTGGATCAGCTGCTCAACAAGTGCTCTACCGATGAAGCAGAGGCTATCCGTGCGGCCTTTTCTGAGGAGCGTCTGTTGTTCACGACTAGTGGCGAATGGGTCACCTCTCGGGAAGCCTTCTTGAATACCGCGAACGAGGAAGTCCCCGACGCGGCGATTGTGCATCCAGCTCTGCGGCGTCTGGCGATCTGGTCGAAGATAGGCGTTGCCGATCGACCTACCGCTGAGCTCGCCCTGGGATGGCTGGATCGTCTCGAACCCGATCAGAAACTCACCGCCGACGAGCTGCGTCGCGTTAAGCCGCTACTACCTCGCTTCGCGCAGAGGATTTGGACTGAGTGCGGGCATTGGCTCAACCTGGAAGGCCAATGGGCTCCGGTTGACAAGTTTCGCTACTGCCTGACCATGCAGTCCCTCACTGGCCACAAGCATCTTTTCGGACGGATACGCCAGGCGACGGCCGACTTTCAACTCCTGGACTCCGACACATGCCAGCAGCCGCCATTTAATCTCCTGCCAACCCTTGCAAGTAAGCTCACGGAGGAGTTCGAGGAATCCGTCGATGAACTGGCTGAAGCCGAACCACGCCCCTGGCTGCGGTCGCTTGGTCAGGGAATTGCCCGTATCGAACTGGAGGACGAAGCAAAGCAAGCTTCACTCCGCGAGCTTGGGCTGCGACTGGCCAATACGCATTGGCAGGTGGCCAACGGTCTGGAGTCTGTCCCCTACATCGATGGCGTACCTGCGGGGACGTCGCGGCCAGTCGATGCCGTCTGGCGTGACACTCGGCTGTTCGTGATTGACCGGCCGGTCGCGCAGCTCTTTCGTTCCATCGCTCGCGAACTGGCGAGTGCGTTCGACTCAGCGGACGTTGGAGCCGCTATTCACGCCTGCATCGATCGCTCAGATCGCTTTATCGAAGACTACCTGGACGAAAACTTCACGCTGTCCAGCCAGCTGCCCACGGCAACCACTCAGACCGACTCAGGCAGCACTAGCGAAGCCCAGTGTTCAGCTCAACCGATCGATCGCGAGCACTCTACCGAAAGCCCCAGCAGCACCGCTGAGTGCAATGGCGATGAGCAAGTGGAACGGGGCGATACCTCGGACGATGTCGACCCCGTGATCGAACTCGCGGGCTCAGCCGGGTCTGACGACGCCGATAGCCTTGATGAGTATCTCTCTGTGAGAATCGAAGGAGGAACTGCGGAAGTAGACGCAGTTGAATCACCCTCAGGCTTAAACGGCGAGACCCTCGCGCCCACCGCGGCGGCTCCCGATCCGCCCAAGGCTGCCAAGCCGAAGCTCATTAGCCTGTTCGCTTCGGAGCAGGGGTACGCGAAGGACGGTACCGATCGCTACTACCGTGACGATGGTGGCTCACTACAGAAGTCTCCAGGGGCCGTCTTCGCCTGGGACGAGTATGCGGTTGGAGGCCAGCTGATCCAGAGCTACTGGCCCAAAGAAAGCTGCCTTTTCAAGGACTCACTCGATTTGCCGGCTGAGGTCTGGAACCTTTGCGATCGCTACCCCGAGAAGTACTCACTGCTCCTGCGGAATCTCGACGACTCGGTCCATGTTCTGGCGGGTGTCGAGCTCAAGCGTTTGCACGCGGAGGGGCACGTGACACTGCACCCCGCCAATTACCGCCTCGTTCATTGCGATACGGAGAACTGA